The DNA window ATCCACTATGGTCATGCGTTAGGAGGGGATAAACGCAACCGTGTTGGATGCGGCATTGCTTCAAGCACCGAACAGTTATTGGAAAAACCGGTTCCTAGCGTATTTTTTCCGAGGGAAAATTGGGCACCAAACAGCAAAAATGTTCGAGTGGCAGGACTTGGGCCGATCGCGCCTTTTTTTGCTGAAAGGGCTCAGTATGCAGGCACGTTTGATGAGCATTGGCTTGAGCATCGCCGTCCTCTATTACCCGAAGATTTTGACCAGAAGTTTTATCAATCTGCCCCTTCTGATCAGCAGTGTTGTGGCTTCCTAGAAGGCTCTGAACGACTAATGATGAGTGGTTTCAATCACGATGATGTGATTACATTTCGTCTACCGACAGAAAAATATGTCGCGCAAGTGCTTATAGGAGAGGATAGCCTCATAGCTCCAATGCATATATACACTTTGTATGTTGATACTGAGCAAATGACACTGACAGTGAGCTACGGCGCTTCGTTTCCATGCCAAGGGAAAGAGCACTTACTAGTCTCTTCCAAGGTGTCCCAGTCAAAGGAGAAAGCATGAGTCAGTTGTTTGGTCGGTATGTACTAGATACAGAAGTAGTCACTCCCATGGGAATGAATCTTGAGCTGTCATTGGCTATCGCTAAGGCCGATTTGTCACGATTCAATCAGCATCAAACTGATACTGGAGAGAAATATATCTTTTCTAAGATAGATTTTCTGGATGCAGACGATAGATTTGAGCGCTTCATAGAAATGATTGATTTATTGATCAATTCACTGCTGAACAAACTTCCAAAAATGCTCAAACCTATCCCTGTCATAGTGTCGGTACCCGAATCGGTCGACGGCAAGAAAGTGATGGTTTGGCTAGAAGAATGTGAACACTCTAAGTGGTTGTCAAAATTTGAAATAGTACACTCTAGTGGACCTAGGTTTATTGAGCAATCTTTACAACTGCTCGAGCACCATGACGCTATCATTAGCATTGCTGCCGATTCATTGTTTGACCAGCTTGAAGCCTTTATTTCTCAATCTAAAGTAATGGGAGATAAAAGCCCTTGGGGAATGATTCCCAGCGAAGGTGGTGCGGGTGTCATTTTAACTAGAAAAAACATCATTGAGACACTTAAACTCCAACCTCTCGCTATGCTCGAATACTTTATTTCTGAAAAGGACTGCAATGATAGGCGAGGTATGATGAAGTTAGTGCGAAATGCAGCGCGCACCTACCAACATTTAGGCCGTGTTTATACGGATATGCAGAACTCTCGAGACCACACTGAAGATTATGGTTTTGCTCTGGGCGCAAAAGCAGAGAAATTTGATAACCCTCAGCAACCGTTTTTAATTAATGACCTCTGGGGTACTTTGGGACAAGCATCATCTTTGGCCTTACTTGCTGCTTTCACTCAGGTCCATTCAAGTGCTGACAGCGCTTCTTTGCTGATGTTTGGTAATAATGGTGACCGAGGTCTATTAACACTCTCCCTGTGTACAGACAATAAAGTTGATTCTTTAAACTTTAAATAATAACTATATCTATAAAAAAAGCGTCAAAAGAATCATGTATTTTACCTAGTTCACCGTCATTCTGACTAAATTACTAGATATAGTGGGCTTTTTATTTTTACCTAGTTGAAAAGTAATATTCAAAATAATTAATATGCCTATCTAGTAAATATTATCAGCTGGCTAAAGAGTAGAACGTGTCTGATCAAAATGGGTCAAGTGATAGCTATATCAATCAACTAGTGCACAAAGCGATTGAGAGAAAAAAACACTTAGAGCATCAGGAAGCACAGCGGAATAAGCCTAAGTTAGAGTATGTTTTATTCTCCCAGTTTGATGTTCTGGAATCATTTCCATCAAAGAACGGCAATACAACGCTTTATCATCTAGCAAAACAGGGTGAACCGGAGAAGCAGGTTTGCTGTAAGGTGGCGAATGAAGGGACGTCTAGTCACGAACAGTCACTCTTGATTGGTGAAGCAAGTAAACTGGAGATATCTCAGCACCCTAGCGTTGCCGACTTTATTAAAGTCGGTAATGAATTTGATCGTCCATATATCATGTATGAGTGGATAGATGGCGAATCGCTAGCGGAAAAAATTGAAAGACACAATAAAAAGGGTTTTCGACACGATCACATTGCTTGGCTCATCTACCAATTAGCTGGCGCGCTTGAATATATGCATACTCGCGGAGTTTGCCACCTTGATATTAAGCCTGCAAATATTCTGGTGGCCGAAGACGATAGTATAAAGTTGATCGATTTTGGTGCTGCTCGCTATTCAGATGAGGAGCAGAGCCCTACTGAAGTTAGCATGAATTATGCGTCTCCAATGTATGTAGAAAGCGGCATCGCCAAACCTCAAGATGACGTTTACTCTTTAGCATTGCTAACGGGACACTTATTTTTAGGTTCTACTTTTGGCGACGTTTGGCGTCACCTTTTGGGGCAGAAAAAGCGCTGTCGTTTGATTCCCAAGCATGTCTGGCTGTTAATCAAAAGTGTACTTAACAAGCCTCGCTCGCATGGCTATACCGCAATTTCATTTGCTCAGGCACTGGCGAGAATCGATACACAAGCGCTCAAAACAGACAATAGTGCTCCTTTGTTTTCTAACCTGAGGAATGCTGATCTTGTTCTTACAAAGCATAGTGCTGCCGACAAGTTTTCACTTGGCCGTTTTAAATATTTAGAGGCGGCACTAGTCGCGTCGGTGCTTTTGGTGAGCGGAACCTATACCTATGATTATTTGCAGCCCGAGTGGAAACCTTCTCCCAAATCGGGCTTTACCGAATCAGTGACAGTAGCGAAGACGATTAAACCCGCTCAAACGGCCTCGTTTCTTGCTCAGCCACCATGGAAAATTGAATATGCGTTAGACGATATGTCAGATGATCTTGTGTTGATGGCACCATATCAAGAAGCCTATCAGGTTCAGCAGGGTAAGTTGCTCGATGTATACCAAGATAACCAAGACAATCTGATTGAAAGAAGAAATGTTGCTTCTGCCTTGCCTCAAAACTTACAGGAAATTCGTTCCGACTTGGTTACCTTACAAGCCAATTTAAATAATGACGGCGTTTTATTTGCGAAAGCTCAGCGTTCACTGAATAAAGTGATGGCGAACCTCAACCGTCTTAACGTTCAAGCGCAACAAATGGCTAATTTTATGGGGCGTCAGGACAACGAATTAGTGGATCTGATCCTGAGCGGGCAAGCGAGAGCTGTTGATGACTACATGAAAGCAGCATGGGCTAATCATCAGGCTGAGTCTTACTACTATAGCCAAGTTCTTCCCGGTGCTTTACTGGACAAAGTGTATGCGGCGATCGATACCAATGCTGAGCAACATTACTATTCGCGTGCTATTGAACAAGCGCAAGTGGCGAAGCAGTTTTACGGAAATACGCCTGAACTGGCCGCTAAAATTAGAGCGCTTAAAGTCGCGAGAAGTGAATACATCCTATTTAGTACAGTGACGGAACAATCCATATTTGGCAATGCAAAGTTGAATGCTTCGCTGCTGGAACTCGAAAAGAACGCACCGAAAAAGTTCGGTGAAGTCACAGAGTTGCTCAACAGTATGGCCAAGGATGCCATTCGTAAAAGTCATCAACAATCCAAACCTGCCCGAGGTGCGCTGGCTGTTCAGAGGGCAATCAGTGATTATCATCCTGATGTAAGGAGCTAACTTTGGTCCAAGATATTCAAGTACTTCTCAAGCCTATCAACGCCACGTCTCCTGTTGGAGAAGATGCGCGCTATGAGTTTAGCTATGAAATGATGGAATCTGAAGTGAAAAAGTTCGGTTCATTGTTTGGCGAAACTGTCGATTGGAAAGTTGTGGAAGATCATGCGACTCAAGTTTTAACTGGGCATAGTAAAGATTTCAAAGCCATGTGTTACCTGACTCGCGCTATGGTTGAAGCCTGTGGTCTAGAGGGGTTAGACAAAGGGCTTAACCTAATTGGTCAATCGCTTATTTGTTTTGGCTCTGATTTATACCCACGTCGTAAACGAGGCAGAGATGGTGCTGTTGAGTGGCTAAATCACCAAATGAAACTTGTGCTGCCCAAGTTAGAAGCCAAACAGTTAACATGGGAAAGTATTTCCGGTTGCATCGATAGTGTTGAGAATATACAACGTCATTTCGACGAAATATTTCAAGATTCAGAGGCTGACTTTTTCGAACTCAAAAATGAATTAACTCGTTTATCACAAACTTTTTCTTCGGACGAAAAACATTCGGTAAACTCTGGTGGGCATGAGCCGCCAAGCGACAATCAAAGCTCTCAGGCAGAGGATAAAAATCAGGTTACTAATGCCTCTGCAATGACGAAAGTAGAACCGTTGGATCTAGAAGTGTCTGAAGCAATTGTCACTCAGAAGAAAGAACTTGATATTGACACCGATTTTTCGTCCCCGACAGCATCGAAAAGGACGTTGAAAAAAGTCGCTGAAGCTATTCTTAGTGCCGAACCAGAGCTGCCTTTGTCATATCGTATTCATCGCCACCTTACTTGGTCTGATATTACAGAATTGCCAAGTCATCAGAATCAAGAAACACCGTTAATTCTTGCTGTATCGCAAGATAAACAGGCTGAATATAGTGATAAGGCCAAGCAAGAAAGTGATATAGACACAATAAAGCGCCTTGAGCGTACCTTAACCGATGCCCCTTTTTGGCTTACTGGGCATTTCTATGTTTATCAAATGTTGAAAAACCTCAACTTAGAAGAGGCAGCGCAAGCGGTTCATGAAGAAGTGAATCAGTTTGTTCAGGCGCTGCCGGGTATAGAACAGCTTTCATTTAAAAATTCGATACCGTTTGCTAATGAAGCGACGGTGGAGTGGCTCAGTAAATTTGGTCGCTCCAATAAAGGTTCAGATCAGCAAACCATGCCTCAGGTTGTGATTGCTGAAGATGACCTCGTATCGATGGACGATGTAACTCTCGAAAATTTGGGAGAGCGCGTAGCAGAAGTGGCTCAAAACCTAGCGCTAGATAGCTCTGGGAGAGGGCAATTTATGCTGCATTTACAAATCGTAAAAGCTTACCAAGCTGTTGGTCTTTACGCTCTATGTTTACCTTATCTTGAAAAGTTATGGTCAGTTAGAGATGAAATGAACCTGTTCAGCTGGGAACCACACCTCTCTTTGCAATTAGATGATTTTTCCCAAAAGATTCTTAAGCAGCTTTATCCATCCAGGGAGCAGCTGCCAGAAAAGTTTGAGGCGTGGGAGTCAATCTACAACTAACAATACAATTAGATAAGGAACTAATTATGTCACGCGATGGCTCGGTAGCTCCTAAAGAGCGAATTAATATCCGTTATGTTCCAGCGACAGGTGATGCGCAAGAAGACGTTGAACTGCCGCTGAATATGATGGTTGTCGGTGATTTCACCGCTCGCTCTGACGACACGCCAATTGAAGAACGTACGCCGATCAACATTGATAAAGACAATTTTAACGAAGTTCTCGAAGGTTATGCTCCTAACCTTAAAGTTAACGTTGAAAACCGTCTGACTGATGAAGAAGGCGCACAGCTTGCCGTTGACCTAACGTTCAAGGACATGAAGGACTTTTCACCAGAGTCCATCGCTAAAAGTGTCCCTGAATTAAACAGCCTTCTTGAACTGAGAGAAGCTCTGGTTGCGTTAAAAGGTCCGTTAGGCAATGTACCTGCTTTCCGCAAGAAGATCGCTGCGGTTCTTCAGGACGAAGAAGCTCGTAAGAAACTACTCGAAGAACTCAGCATTGGTGAAGATCAAGACGCTGAAAAGGCTGAATAAGAGGATAATATGACAGCAGAAGCACAAGCTCCGGAACAAGAAGCGGCCTTAGCTGACTCTGGCTCCCTTCTGGACAGTATTCTAACTGAGACAAGATTAAAGCCAAGCGATGAAGGTTTTGACGTTGCCAAACGTGGCGTTGAAGCATTTATCGGTGAGCTACTGAGCAGCAGCACGACTGAAAAAGTTGATCAGTCATTAGTCGATCTTATGATCAGTGAGATTGATCAAAAGCTTTCCAAACAAGTTGATGCCATCCTTCATAACGAAGAAGTTCAAGCGATTGAATCAACATGGCGTGGATTGAAATATCTTGTTGATCATACTGATTTCCGTGAAAATATTCTGATTGAATTGATTTCGGCGAAAAAAGATGAGGTTCTCGACGACTTTGAAGACGCGCCTGAAGTGGTCAAGTCTGGTCTTTACAAGCAGATTTACACTCGTGAATACGGTCAATTCGGTGGTAAACCTGTTGCCGCTGTAGTGTGTGACTATCAGCTAACGTCTTCTAGCCCAGACATCAAACTGATGGAATATATGGCTAATGTTGGTGCTATGTCTCATGCGCCATTTATTACCTCAGCATCTTCTCAGTTCTTTGGCTTAGATAGCTACGAAGAGCTACCTAACATGAAAGACCTTAAGTCTGTATTTGAAGGTCCTCAATATACTAAGTGGCGTAGTTTGCGTGAACATGAAGATTCTCGCTACCTTGGCTTATGTACCTCTCGTTTTATGCTTCGCAATCCTTATTCTGTTGAAGATAATCCGATCAAGGCCTTTGATTATGATGAGTCAGTTGCTGATGACCACAACAACTTTTTGTGGGGTAACTCAGCGTATGCAATGGCGTCAAAGATCAGTGAGTCGTTCGCTAAGTATCGTTGGTGTCCAAACATTATAGGTCCTCAAAGTGGTGGTGCAGTTTTCGATCTACCTGTCTACAACTTTGAGTCTATGGGACAGATCGAAACTAAAATTCCAACTGAAATTTTGGTTTCTGACCGTCGCGAGTTTGAACTTGCTGAAGAGGGCTTCATTGCTCTAACCATGCGTAAAGGGTCTGACAATGCGGCCTTCTTTTCCGCAAACTCAATCCAAAAGCCTAAGGTTTTCCCGAACACGCCGGAAGGGAAGAACGCGGAGATGAACTACAAGTTAGGGACTCAACTGCCTTATATGTTCATCATCAACCGTTTAGCCCACTACATCAAGGTGTTGCAACGTGAGCAAATTGGTTCATGGAAAGAGCGCACCGACCTTGAAATTGAGCTGAACAAATGGATTCGTCAATATGTTTCTGATCAAGAGAATCCACCAGCAGAAGTACGTGGTCGTCGTCCTCTACGTGCTGCTAAGGTTGAAGTATCGGATGTTGAGGGTGATCCAGGCTGGTATAAAGTATCAATGTCTGTGCGTCCTCACTTCAAGTATATGGGTGCGAGCTTCGATCTTTCTTTGGTTGGTAAACTAGACCAGTAATCTAAGTAGGTTACTAATAGCGAACGGCCAGTTTTTCTGGCCGTTCTTTTTGAGGTAAAACATGGAAAAAGGTTATCGCTTACTTGAACGTATCGAACTAGGTGAACCCAAGAGTTGTTATGAAAAAGTGATATCTCATAAACACTTGGTCGACTCAATTCATATTCATCTTGCAGATCTGCTCAATACCCATGCGGGGAATGCAATGATAGACAATGATTATGGCCTTCCTGATTTTAATGATGTACTGGCCAGTCAATCAAACTTGATACGCCATATTCAGCAGAATATACGCACGACAATAAACAAGTTTGAACCTAGGCTTGGCAATATTGAAGTGACTTATCGTCAGGACTTTCATAATCCCTTACAACTGAGTTTTGGTATTACAGGTGAAGTAAACCATAACGGTGGTCAGGTTCCAATGTCTATCAATGTGTTTATGGGCGTTGATGGTCAATTCAACGTCTAAAGTCAGGAGTAATACTTAGTGAGCTGCAGTAAATATTTTCAAGATGAACTTTCTTACCTTCGAGAAGCCGGAAGTGAGTTTGCTAAATATCATCCTAAATTGACAAACTTCCTAGGTGAAGGGGTTCATGATCCTGACGTAGAGCGCTTGCTTGAAGGGTTTGCATTTCTAACAGGTAGAATTCGAGAGAAAATCGATGACGAATTGCCAGAGCTGACTCAGTCACTCATGACCTTGCTTTGGCCTCATTATATGCGTTCGATACCTTCTATGTGCATCTCTGAGCTCACGCCACATATAGGAAGCCTGACAGAAAAAACCATAGTCGAACGTGGCATTGAAATGGCGAGTGAACAGGTAGAAGGGACCCAATGCCTATTTAGAAGTTGTTATGATGTCGCTTTATATCCTATCAATATTACTAAAGTTGAACAGTCTAATAGCCGAACCAGCTCTAGTGTCGATGTATCGATTGCGGCTGAGTTTGGTCAAGATTTATCAAGGTTGAAGATGGATTCACTACGTTTCCACCTTCATGGAGAACTGCATATTACTCGTAGTGTTTATCTGTGGTTGTTTCGCTATCTAGACTACGTCGAACTTGATCTTGGAGGCGGTTTTACACATAGGCTACCCGCTTCTTGTATTAAACCTGTTGGTTTTAGTGACGACGAGGCCATCCTTCCATACAGCAGTAACTCTTTTGCTGGCTACCGTTTATTACAGGAATATTTCTCTCTGCCAGAGAAGTTTATGTTTTTTGATGTCACAGAGCTAGGTTGGTTGTCTGGGGTGTCGCAGCGCTCAACAATGAAAATATCTTTTGTGTTTAAGCGTGCTCTGCCTTCGGAAGTTATCCTTAAAGATAAACACTTGAGATTACACTGTACACCAGCCGTTAATTTGTTTAGTAAAGACTCAGACCCTATTCGTTTAGAGCATCGTCGAAGTGAATACAAAGTGAGGCCCCAGAGTAGTAACCAAGCTCACTATGAAGTGTATTCGATCGGCAAAGTAGAAACGTGGAGCAAAAATGAGCGTAGCCGAAAGAGGCTGATTGAGTTTGAGTCTTTCGAGCATCAAATTAACCAGCGTGATAAACGAGAATTTTTTAAAACAAAAGTGTCAAGTCGTATCAGCGGGAGAGGCCTTGAGCGCTACATTTCGTTTCATACCCACAACAGTGACATTGCTGAACTTGGTTCTGAAACGGTATTAATGAAGCTCACCTGCAGCAATGGTGACTTGGCTGAAAGGTTATCAGTAGGCGACATTGCATACACATCGAGTAATTCACCGACGTACGCTAATTTTACTAATATTACCAAGCCAACCCAGTCTGTTAGCCCGCAAGTTAATGGTGAATTGCAATGGCAATTGATTGCCAACATGTCACTGAACTATTTATCGCTGGCAAACATTGATGTGCTTAAAGTACTCCTCTCGACTTATGACTTCCATTCCCGCGTTGATCGCCAAGCCCATCGAGCTTCGATACATAGGTTAGATGGGATCAAGAAAAGTGAAATGCAGCCCGCCGATAGAGTATTTCGTGGTACAGCGGTCAGGGGTACTCAGTTTAATCTCACCGTAGACTCCTCCTACTTTGTTAATGAGGGTGATATGTTTTTATTAGTTAGTGTGTTGAATGAGTTTATACGTTTATATTCGAGTTTGAACTCTTTCACCGAGCTTGAAGTTTTTGATGAAAAAACGGGTGAAAACTATCACTGGCCAAGTCTTATAGGGCAGCAGACAGTATTATGATTGAGCAGATTGAGAAACGGACGCATGAGTTTGGATTTTTCCAAGCAGTGTCACTGCTGGAGAAATATTATCAGGCTGAAACGGACTTTAGTTATCAAGGGATTGGCCAGAATAAATATATTTCTGATGAACATATACGTTTTAGTGTTTCGCCAAGTCTCGCGTTTCCGAAAAGTGATATTGATTACGTTGCTCATTTTGAGATGGAGGGAAACACTTATACTCGAGTGGAGGTTAGCTTTCTTGGGTTACATGGTTCAAGTTCTCCTCTTCCATCATCGTATACAGAGAAGCTGACCGGTCGTGAAGATGAAGACAACCCAGTAAAACAGTTCTTTGACTTTTTCCACAATCGATATTTGTCTTTAATTTATCGTGTTTGGAAAAAGTACCGATACCATATTCAATATCAAAGTGAAGCGAAAGACCCATTTTCTGCTCGTATGCTGCATCTTCTTGGTTTGTCGTCAGTTATGCAAGATGCGAAAGTCAGCGAACTAGATAGAGCTAAACTGCTATCTTATGTGAGTCAACTTTCCACAAGGACACGCTCCCCTAAACTGATATCTGGCATTGTTGCGCATTATTTCAATTTAGAAAGTGTGTTTGTCGATGAGTGGGTTTATCGGCGAGTTGAAATACATCACTCCCAGAGAAATCAGTTGAACCATAGTAACTGTGTACTAGGTCATGATCTTCATTTGGGTAAATCCCTGCCAGATTTAGTGGGCAAGTTTAATTTACGTATAGAAGATATAGACTTTTCAACCTATCAAACATTCTTACCTGGCAGAAGCAACTATAAAACGCTGGTGGGCTTAATGCAGTTTATTTTACGTGACCCTTTAGCTTGGGACATGATCATGAAAGTAAGGCTTGAAACTATTCCGAAAAATACCTTAGGGAAGGGAGAGGGGAATTTACTTGGTCAAACATTGTGGCTGGGCGCTCCCGCGAGAAAAGATGTGTCGATAAAACAAATTGGTCAGTTGTGATGATGTAGTTATAACTGGATTTCCATTCTGGTTGCTGGATAAGTGTAAAAATACTCCTTGCCAATTATATGTCCACCAAGATTTTCGTAGTATGCATTCATTGAGGTTTCTAACGTTGTCAACTGCATAAAATCAGCCTGATAGGTGCGGCAAATTTGTTTCGCTAGTTCTACTGTTTTGGTGCCTATGTTTGCTGAGCGATATTTGGGTGTAA is part of the Vibrio aquimaris genome and encodes:
- the tssA gene encoding type VI secretion system protein TssA; protein product: MVQDIQVLLKPINATSPVGEDARYEFSYEMMESEVKKFGSLFGETVDWKVVEDHATQVLTGHSKDFKAMCYLTRAMVEACGLEGLDKGLNLIGQSLICFGSDLYPRRKRGRDGAVEWLNHQMKLVLPKLEAKQLTWESISGCIDSVENIQRHFDEIFQDSEADFFELKNELTRLSQTFSSDEKHSVNSGGHEPPSDNQSSQAEDKNQVTNASAMTKVEPLDLEVSEAIVTQKKELDIDTDFSSPTASKRTLKKVAEAILSAEPELPLSYRIHRHLTWSDITELPSHQNQETPLILAVSQDKQAEYSDKAKQESDIDTIKRLERTLTDAPFWLTGHFYVYQMLKNLNLEEAAQAVHEEVNQFVQALPGIEQLSFKNSIPFANEATVEWLSKFGRSNKGSDQQTMPQVVIAEDDLVSMDDVTLENLGERVAEVAQNLALDSSGRGQFMLHLQIVKAYQAVGLYALCLPYLEKLWSVRDEMNLFSWEPHLSLQLDDFSQKILKQLYPSREQLPEKFEAWESIYN
- a CDS encoding DUF2169 family type VI secretion system accessory protein; this encodes MQLWDIEQTEGVLVKGRFQRDENGHEVWVLTAKRQWNFVDNQWQEVEAEEIYDDPVQLAEPNSSVMKIDHEFAVTKQNTDVLVYGKARSYAKRPVIYHECRVLIDGHIDKTISVHGERQWIRHGGAITVSNPKPFIEADIHYGHALGGDKRNRVGCGIASSTEQLLEKPVPSVFFPRENWAPNSKNVRVAGLGPIAPFFAERAQYAGTFDEHWLEHRRPLLPEDFDQKFYQSAPSDQQCCGFLEGSERLMMSGFNHDDVITFRLPTEKYVAQVLIGEDSLIAPMHIYTLYVDTEQMTLTVSYGASFPCQGKEHLLVSSKVSQSKEKA
- the tssE gene encoding type VI secretion system baseplate subunit TssE codes for the protein MEKGYRLLERIELGEPKSCYEKVISHKHLVDSIHIHLADLLNTHAGNAMIDNDYGLPDFNDVLASQSNLIRHIQQNIRTTINKFEPRLGNIEVTYRQDFHNPLQLSFGITGEVNHNGGQVPMSINVFMGVDGQFNV
- the tssC gene encoding type VI secretion system contractile sheath large subunit; this translates as MTAEAQAPEQEAALADSGSLLDSILTETRLKPSDEGFDVAKRGVEAFIGELLSSSTTEKVDQSLVDLMISEIDQKLSKQVDAILHNEEVQAIESTWRGLKYLVDHTDFRENILIELISAKKDEVLDDFEDAPEVVKSGLYKQIYTREYGQFGGKPVAAVVCDYQLTSSSPDIKLMEYMANVGAMSHAPFITSASSQFFGLDSYEELPNMKDLKSVFEGPQYTKWRSLREHEDSRYLGLCTSRFMLRNPYSVEDNPIKAFDYDESVADDHNNFLWGNSAYAMASKISESFAKYRWCPNIIGPQSGGAVFDLPVYNFESMGQIETKIPTEILVSDRREFELAEEGFIALTMRKGSDNAAFFSANSIQKPKVFPNTPEGKNAEMNYKLGTQLPYMFIINRLAHYIKVLQREQIGSWKERTDLEIELNKWIRQYVSDQENPPAEVRGRRPLRAAKVEVSDVEGDPGWYKVSMSVRPHFKYMGASFDLSLVGKLDQ
- a CDS encoding serine/threonine protein kinase → MSDQNGSSDSYINQLVHKAIERKKHLEHQEAQRNKPKLEYVLFSQFDVLESFPSKNGNTTLYHLAKQGEPEKQVCCKVANEGTSSHEQSLLIGEASKLEISQHPSVADFIKVGNEFDRPYIMYEWIDGESLAEKIERHNKKGFRHDHIAWLIYQLAGALEYMHTRGVCHLDIKPANILVAEDDSIKLIDFGAARYSDEEQSPTEVSMNYASPMYVESGIAKPQDDVYSLALLTGHLFLGSTFGDVWRHLLGQKKRCRLIPKHVWLLIKSVLNKPRSHGYTAISFAQALARIDTQALKTDNSAPLFSNLRNADLVLTKHSAADKFSLGRFKYLEAALVASVLLVSGTYTYDYLQPEWKPSPKSGFTESVTVAKTIKPAQTASFLAQPPWKIEYALDDMSDDLVLMAPYQEAYQVQQGKLLDVYQDNQDNLIERRNVASALPQNLQEIRSDLVTLQANLNNDGVLFAKAQRSLNKVMANLNRLNVQAQQMANFMGRQDNELVDLILSGQARAVDDYMKAAWANHQAESYYYSQVLPGALLDKVYAAIDTNAEQHYYSRAIEQAQVAKQFYGNTPELAAKIRALKVARSEYILFSTVTEQSIFGNAKLNASLLELEKNAPKKFGEVTELLNSMAKDAIRKSHQQSKPARGALAVQRAISDYHPDVRS
- the tssG gene encoding type VI secretion system baseplate subunit TssG, which produces MIEQIEKRTHEFGFFQAVSLLEKYYQAETDFSYQGIGQNKYISDEHIRFSVSPSLAFPKSDIDYVAHFEMEGNTYTRVEVSFLGLHGSSSPLPSSYTEKLTGREDEDNPVKQFFDFFHNRYLSLIYRVWKKYRYHIQYQSEAKDPFSARMLHLLGLSSVMQDAKVSELDRAKLLSYVSQLSTRTRSPKLISGIVAHYFNLESVFVDEWVYRRVEIHHSQRNQLNHSNCVLGHDLHLGKSLPDLVGKFNLRIEDIDFSTYQTFLPGRSNYKTLVGLMQFILRDPLAWDMIMKVRLETIPKNTLGKGEGNLLGQTLWLGAPARKDVSIKQIGQL
- the tssF gene encoding type VI secretion system baseplate subunit TssF — encoded protein: MSCSKYFQDELSYLREAGSEFAKYHPKLTNFLGEGVHDPDVERLLEGFAFLTGRIREKIDDELPELTQSLMTLLWPHYMRSIPSMCISELTPHIGSLTEKTIVERGIEMASEQVEGTQCLFRSCYDVALYPINITKVEQSNSRTSSSVDVSIAAEFGQDLSRLKMDSLRFHLHGELHITRSVYLWLFRYLDYVELDLGGGFTHRLPASCIKPVGFSDDEAILPYSSNSFAGYRLLQEYFSLPEKFMFFDVTELGWLSGVSQRSTMKISFVFKRALPSEVILKDKHLRLHCTPAVNLFSKDSDPIRLEHRRSEYKVRPQSSNQAHYEVYSIGKVETWSKNERSRKRLIEFESFEHQINQRDKREFFKTKVSSRISGRGLERYISFHTHNSDIAELGSETVLMKLTCSNGDLAERLSVGDIAYTSSNSPTYANFTNITKPTQSVSPQVNGELQWQLIANMSLNYLSLANIDVLKVLLSTYDFHSRVDRQAHRASIHRLDGIKKSEMQPADRVFRGTAVRGTQFNLTVDSSYFVNEGDMFLLVSVLNEFIRLYSSLNSFTELEVFDEKTGENYHWPSLIGQQTVL
- the tssB gene encoding type VI secretion system contractile sheath small subunit, with the protein product MSRDGSVAPKERINIRYVPATGDAQEDVELPLNMMVVGDFTARSDDTPIEERTPINIDKDNFNEVLEGYAPNLKVNVENRLTDEEGAQLAVDLTFKDMKDFSPESIAKSVPELNSLLELREALVALKGPLGNVPAFRKKIAAVLQDEEARKKLLEELSIGEDQDAEKAE